One segment of Gemmatimonadota bacterium DNA contains the following:
- a CDS encoding DUF885 family protein, with amino-acid sequence MHRRLFLRRTSQAALALGLLPQLSACGKEGPTGNDAPLVTLRDRYFLKALELNPVTATYLGGDAYDASLVRINGRLRDWRPEALEAERRFYEEIEAERQRLDLATLSPAARVDHAVLGAQLAFLLRQQGTWRSHERCIDTYVAEPFRGVDWQIQGMTEVGDSAARRAGDAPGGVPQDRGTELEWQMVVNRLAAIPPYLEAARANLAAGVKAGNAPTTG; translated from the coding sequence ATGCACCGCCGCCTCTTCCTCCGCCGCACCAGCCAGGCCGCCCTGGCCCTCGGGCTCCTCCCCCAGCTCAGCGCCTGCGGCAAGGAGGGACCGACCGGGAACGACGCCCCGCTGGTGACGCTCCGCGACCGCTACTTCCTCAAGGCGCTCGAGCTCAACCCGGTCACCGCCACCTACCTGGGCGGCGACGCCTACGACGCCTCGCTGGTCCGCATCAACGGCCGGCTGCGCGACTGGCGCCCCGAGGCGCTCGAGGCGGAGCGGCGGTTCTACGAGGAGATCGAGGCTGAACGCCAGCGGCTCGACCTGGCCACCCTCTCCCCCGCCGCCCGGGTGGACCACGCGGTGCTCGGCGCGCAGCTGGCCTTCCTGCTGCGGCAGCAGGGCACCTGGCGCTCCCACGAACGCTGCATCGACACCTACGTGGCCGAGCCGTTCCGCGGGGTCGACTGGCAGATCCAGGGGATGACGGAGGTCGGCGACTCGGCGGCTCGGCGGGCCGGCGATGCGCCGGGAGGCGTGCCGCAGGACCGCGGCACCGAGCTCGAGTGGCAGATGGTGGTGAACCGGCTGGCGGCGATCCCGCCGTACCTCGAGGCGGCGCGCGCCAACCTGGCGGCCGGGGTGAAGGCCGGCAACGCCCCGACCACCGGATGA
- a CDS encoding DUF885 domain-containing protein: MIERDGVNGAKANAEYFRKTLPELARGYLGARPFAGGMLTEVTAAGRAAADAWESFAGFLLSTYDANDVADRFALGEAEYAWRVKQCLGLDRNLEDLFAYGADQTAAYEKQLFEVAEQVARDAGLALAWSGDAARRVSARAVMDHLSTDSPRDDDELFAWYREAGERAVAYGRAQQLFDIPEDYRLEVTPTPPVLRSTIDAAYYPAPPFKQSGVGRFYLSPTGNDPAALRLNNRASVATTAVHEGFPGHDWHYKYMTRHAAEISNLRWFTPGAVEDSASMWQDSMASEGWGLYSEELMAEPMDGKPYGFYTAAERLYELQGQLLRAVRVRVDVGIHTGRMTFDEAVRYYAEHVELYPGAPEAAAKDPQARAIVESATRAIYRYSKWPTQAITYNLGKNAIIQLREELRTQQGEKFSARDFHERLLRFGTIPAGYVRDVMLGG, translated from the coding sequence ATGATCGAACGCGACGGGGTGAACGGCGCCAAGGCCAACGCGGAATACTTCCGGAAGACGCTCCCCGAGCTGGCCAGGGGGTACCTCGGCGCCCGGCCGTTCGCGGGCGGGATGCTCACCGAGGTGACCGCCGCCGGGCGCGCCGCCGCCGACGCCTGGGAGAGCTTCGCCGGCTTCCTGCTCAGCACCTACGACGCCAACGACGTGGCCGACCGCTTTGCCCTGGGCGAGGCGGAGTACGCCTGGCGGGTGAAGCAGTGCCTCGGCCTCGACCGGAACCTCGAGGACCTCTTCGCCTACGGCGCGGACCAGACCGCCGCGTACGAGAAGCAGCTGTTCGAGGTGGCGGAACAGGTGGCGCGGGACGCGGGACTCGCGCTGGCGTGGAGCGGCGACGCCGCCCGGCGGGTCTCCGCCCGGGCCGTGATGGACCACCTGTCCACGGACTCCCCGCGGGACGACGACGAGCTCTTTGCCTGGTACCGCGAGGCCGGGGAGCGGGCGGTGGCGTACGGCCGCGCGCAGCAGCTGTTCGACATCCCCGAGGACTACCGGCTGGAGGTGACTCCCACGCCGCCGGTGCTGCGCTCCACCATCGACGCCGCGTACTACCCCGCCCCACCATTCAAGCAGAGCGGCGTGGGCCGGTTCTACCTCTCCCCCACCGGCAACGACCCGGCGGCGCTCCGGCTCAACAACCGCGCCTCGGTGGCCACCACCGCGGTGCACGAGGGCTTCCCCGGCCACGACTGGCATTACAAGTACATGACCCGCCACGCCGCCGAGATCAGCAACCTGCGGTGGTTCACCCCGGGAGCGGTGGAGGACTCCGCCTCGATGTGGCAGGACTCGATGGCCTCCGAGGGATGGGGGCTGTACAGCGAGGAGCTGATGGCGGAGCCGATGGACGGGAAGCCGTACGGCTTCTACACCGCGGCGGAACGGCTGTACGAGCTGCAGGGCCAGCTGCTGCGCGCGGTGCGGGTCCGGGTGGACGTGGGGATCCACACCGGGCGGATGACCTTCGACGAGGCGGTGCGGTACTACGCCGAGCACGTGGAGCTCTACCCCGGCGCCCCGGAGGCCGCGGCGAAGGACCCGCAGGCCCGGGCCATCGTGGAGAGCGCCACCCGCGCCATCTACCGCTACTCCAAGTGGCCCACCCAGGCGATCACCTACAACCTGGGCAAGAACGCGATCATCCAGCTGCGCGAGGAGCTGCGCACGCAGCAGGGCGAGAAGTTCTCCGCCCGGGACTTCCACGAGCGGCTGCTGCGGTTCGGGACGATCCCGGCGGGGTACGTGCGGGACGTGATGCTGGGAGGGTGA